In a single window of the Synergistaceae bacterium genome:
- a CDS encoding ABC transporter ATP-binding protein, with translation MADDATMSGVKPENDAESLLQVRHLKKYFDTPRGKLHAVDDVSFEIRRGGTLGLVGESGCGKSTTGRALLRLTEPTDGEVLFEGQNILTLSLDEMRKKRRDLQIIFQDPFSSLDPRMSVAQIIAEPLTVNGVLRGRALSEKVQELMNVVGLSRRLTSAYPHELDGGRRQRVGIARALALTPKFIVCDEPVSALDVSIQAQILNLMKTIRKQMNLTYLFITHDLSVVYHFSDEIAVMYLGRIIEKASSEELFTNPLHPYTEALLSAIPVPSLRDRRKRIIMKGEITSPIDPPAACRFAGRCPSVVEKCRSAEPELKEITPGHLVSCFLRDA, from the coding sequence ATGGCCGATGACGCGACGATGTCCGGCGTGAAACCGGAGAACGATGCGGAAAGCCTGCTGCAGGTCCGCCATTTAAAAAAATATTTCGACACCCCCAGAGGGAAACTTCACGCCGTGGACGACGTCTCCTTCGAGATTCGGCGCGGCGGAACTCTGGGGCTCGTTGGGGAGTCGGGCTGCGGAAAGTCCACCACTGGACGGGCTCTGCTGCGCCTGACGGAGCCCACCGACGGCGAAGTGCTCTTCGAGGGACAGAATATCCTCACCCTTTCCCTGGACGAAATGCGGAAAAAACGCCGGGACCTCCAGATCATTTTTCAGGATCCCTTTTCTTCCCTCGACCCGCGGATGAGCGTCGCGCAGATCATCGCCGAGCCTCTCACGGTCAACGGAGTGCTGCGGGGCCGGGCCCTCTCGGAGAAGGTGCAGGAGCTCATGAACGTGGTGGGGCTCTCCCGGCGGCTGACCAGCGCCTATCCTCACGAACTGGACGGCGGGCGGCGGCAGAGGGTGGGAATCGCCCGAGCCCTCGCCCTCACGCCGAAGTTTATCGTCTGCGACGAACCCGTCTCCGCCCTTGACGTTTCGATTCAGGCTCAAATTCTGAACCTGATGAAAACCATACGAAAACAAATGAACCTGACTTATTTGTTCATCACCCACGATCTGTCGGTGGTGTACCATTTTTCCGACGAAATCGCGGTCATGTACCTGGGCCGGATCATCGAAAAGGCGTCCTCCGAGGAGCTTTTCACGAATCCTCTCCATCCCTACACCGAGGCGCTCCTCTCGGCGATTCCGGTTCCAAGCCTGCGCGACCGCAGGAAACGCATCATCATGAAGGGCGAGATCACTTCTCCCATCGACCCGCCCGCCGCCTGCCGCTTCGCCGGCCGATGTCCCTCAGTCGTCGAAAAATGCCGCAGCGCCGAGCCGGAGCTTAAGGAAATCACGCCCGGACACCTTGTGTCCTGCTTTTTGCGGGACGCCTGA
- a CDS encoding ABC transporter ATP-binding protein, translated as MPERKTAAPVILDVEGLTVEYRTPGETVRALNGVNFSIRKGQTLGLVGETGAGKTTTGLSILQLVPSPPGVLVSGRIVFDGLDLTKLSDKEMQSIRGSRISMIFQDPMTSLNPVMSVERQIAEVISFHEKTDTHAAVEKARFMLERVGIAPERGSEFPHQFSGGMKQRVVIAIALACTPQLLIADEPTTALDVTIQAQVLELMKDLRARNDTSMLMITHDLGIVADICDAVAVIYGGRVVEYGTLEDIFENCRHPYTEGLFNSLPNLKNRSEMLKPIRGDMPDPSRLPKGCVFRPRCDYALEICKTEKPGPVYRTEEHFAACHLYDENTISERLLLSHGR; from the coding sequence GTGCCTGAACGCAAAACCGCGGCCCCGGTCATTTTGGACGTGGAAGGTCTGACCGTGGAGTACCGGACTCCCGGAGAAACGGTGCGCGCCCTGAACGGGGTGAATTTTTCGATTCGGAAGGGGCAGACCTTGGGGCTGGTGGGGGAGACCGGCGCGGGCAAAACCACCACGGGGCTCTCGATTCTGCAGCTCGTGCCCAGCCCGCCGGGGGTCCTCGTCTCAGGCCGGATCGTTTTCGACGGTCTGGACCTTACGAAGCTCTCGGACAAAGAGATGCAGTCCATTCGGGGCTCCAGAATTTCCATGATCTTTCAGGATCCCATGACGTCGCTGAATCCGGTCATGTCGGTGGAGCGTCAAATCGCCGAGGTGATCTCGTTCCACGAAAAAACTGACACGCACGCGGCCGTCGAAAAGGCCCGCTTCATGCTGGAACGGGTGGGAATCGCGCCGGAACGCGGCTCGGAGTTTCCCCACCAGTTCTCCGGCGGGATGAAGCAGCGTGTCGTGATCGCCATCGCTCTGGCCTGCACTCCGCAGCTTTTGATCGCGGACGAGCCCACAACGGCGCTGGACGTGACGATCCAGGCTCAGGTGCTGGAGCTCATGAAGGATCTGCGGGCGCGCAACGACACCTCCATGCTGATGATCACCCACGACCTGGGGATCGTGGCCGACATCTGCGACGCCGTGGCGGTGATCTACGGAGGCCGCGTCGTGGAGTACGGAACGCTGGAGGACATTTTTGAAAACTGCCGGCATCCCTACACCGAGGGGCTTTTCAACTCCCTGCCCAACCTGAAAAACCGGTCGGAGATGCTGAAGCCCATTCGGGGCGACATGCCCGACCCCAGCCGGCTGCCCAAAGGCTGCGTCTTCCGCCCGAGGTGCGACTATGCTCTCGAAATCTGCAAAACGGAAAAGCCCGGGCCGGTATACAGGACGGAGGAGCACTTCGCGGCCTGTCACCTGTACGACGAAAACACTATTTCAGAAAGGCTGCTGTTATCCCATGGCCGATGA
- a CDS encoding ABC transporter permease gives MELNENLSPELEESEDEPIRRPGPLAEFWGRFFRNRASVLGLVILTLLVLVALFGPCFYDYQTDVVQQNIKNRLQWPSAAHPLGTDEFGRDLLARVVYGTRISLSISFLAVLLGLICGGATGAASGYYGGRMDHIIMRIMDILLAMPMILFAMVIVAALGPKTINLTIALSISLIPSFARVVRGAVLTVRDIEFIEAARATGAKDFHIIMRHVLPNCLAPIIVQTTLRIAATITSIAALSFLGLGVQQPYPEWGSLLSSGRTYIRDSSYLTFFPGLAIMITILALNLLGDGLRDTLDPRLK, from the coding sequence ATGGAATTGAACGAAAACCTCTCTCCGGAACTGGAGGAGTCTGAGGACGAACCGATCCGGCGGCCCGGTCCGCTGGCGGAATTTTGGGGACGTTTTTTCAGGAACAGGGCGTCGGTTCTGGGGCTCGTCATTTTGACGCTTCTGGTTCTGGTCGCCCTGTTCGGCCCCTGTTTTTACGATTACCAGACGGACGTCGTTCAGCAGAACATCAAAAACCGGCTTCAGTGGCCGTCGGCCGCGCATCCCCTGGGAACCGACGAGTTTGGCCGGGACCTGTTGGCGCGTGTCGTTTATGGAACGCGGATTTCCCTGTCCATCAGTTTTCTGGCGGTGCTGCTGGGGCTCATCTGCGGAGGCGCCACCGGAGCGGCATCCGGCTACTACGGCGGGCGCATGGACCACATCATCATGCGCATCATGGACATCCTTCTGGCGATGCCCATGATCCTCTTCGCGATGGTCATCGTCGCCGCGCTGGGGCCCAAAACGATCAACCTGACGATCGCGCTCTCGATTTCGCTCATCCCGTCCTTCGCCCGTGTGGTTCGGGGCGCCGTGCTGACGGTGAGGGACATCGAGTTCATCGAGGCGGCCCGGGCGACGGGAGCGAAGGACTTCCACATCATCATGAGGCACGTTCTGCCCAACTGTCTTGCGCCGATCATCGTGCAGACCACGCTGCGCATAGCCGCAACCATCACCTCCATCGCGGCCCTGAGCTTTCTGGGGCTGGGCGTTCAGCAGCCTTACCCGGAGTGGGGGAGCCTGCTCTCGTCGGGCAGAACCTACATCCGCGATTCCAGCTATCTCACGTTTTTCCCCGGGCTGGCCATCATGATCACGATCCTCGCCCTGAACCTGCTGGGCGACGGACTGCGGGACACGCTGGATCCCCGGCTGAAATGA
- a CDS encoding ABC transporter permease encodes MFRYVTKRVVSLLPVLLGVTFIVFMILNVAPGDPTRMLLGDMATPEQVAALRAELGLDKPLLVQYVKYMGNLARGNFGLSYRTKEPVAQEILSRFPHTIRLALVSMIFSIILAIPLGIVAAVRQNTLVDNISMIAALVGVSIPMFWLALLLILVFSLKLGWFPVAGASKWNSIVLPAVALGVMNMALTARTTRSSMLETIRQDYIRTARSKGLPWSRVIRDHAFKNALIPTITVIGLQVGNLLGGAVLAETVFAWPGVGRLMVQAIAGRDTPMVLGCIVVFTVSISVVNLAVDLLYGFVDPRIRSMYH; translated from the coding sequence GGTACGTCACAAAACGCGTCGTCTCTCTGCTGCCGGTGCTCCTTGGGGTGACGTTCATCGTGTTTATGATTCTGAACGTCGCCCCGGGGGATCCGACGCGCATGCTGCTGGGAGACATGGCGACGCCGGAGCAGGTGGCCGCGCTGCGGGCGGAGCTGGGGCTCGACAAACCCCTGCTGGTGCAGTACGTAAAGTATATGGGGAACCTGGCGCGGGGAAACTTCGGGCTCTCCTACCGAACAAAGGAACCGGTGGCTCAGGAAATTCTCTCCCGATTTCCCCACACGATCCGGCTGGCCCTGGTTTCCATGATTTTTTCAATTATACTGGCGATTCCTCTGGGGATCGTGGCGGCGGTCCGTCAGAACACCCTCGTGGACAACATCAGTATGATCGCTGCGCTGGTGGGGGTTTCTATCCCGATGTTCTGGCTGGCGCTGCTGCTGATCCTCGTTTTTTCCCTTAAACTGGGCTGGTTCCCCGTGGCCGGCGCGTCGAAGTGGAACAGCATCGTCCTGCCGGCCGTCGCCCTCGGGGTGATGAATATGGCTCTGACGGCCCGCACGACCCGATCTTCCATGCTGGAGACGATTCGGCAGGACTACATCCGCACCGCCCGGAGCAAGGGATTGCCCTGGTCGAGGGTCATTCGGGATCACGCCTTCAAAAACGCTCTGATCCCAACGATAACGGTGATCGGACTTCAGGTGGGCAACCTGCTGGGGGGCGCGGTGCTGGCGGAGACCGTTTTCGCCTGGCCCGGCGTGGGGCGGCTCATGGTTCAGGCGATCGCGGGACGTGACACGCCGATGGTGCTGGGTTGCATCGTCGTCTTCACCGTCTCAATCTCGGTCGTCAACCTGGCTGTGGATCTGCTGTACGGTTTTGTGGATCCCCGCATCCGTTCGATGTACCATTGA